Proteins encoded within one genomic window of Leptolyngbya sp. FACHB-261:
- a CDS encoding serine hydrolase translates to MFPFALGLYLTQSPTVAGLVVWSVMATDSLIPAMATSPALVGRLPVDLGMANKLQTGLQVTLDNQLIKAGATVAIINSDGRVWLGAAGLSDLAMKTRMQPQDRLQVASITKTFVATVVLQLVQEGKLRLDDPINRWLPTPLVNDLPYGHQITIRQLLNHTSGIHDYTDPDTVFGKNLVPNSRKSWQPQNLLTPIKGLNPYFAPGTVGKWRYSNSNYILLGLVVEAITSSTLETEIRRRVLEPLKLGDTFFGNAEVIPGRLARGYWDIEQQGGPTDLSDVNLSAYWASGAMVSTAADLVRFTEALFGGELLKPDLLAQMTTFVDTHEGGGYGLGVSAIDTPWGKAWGHAGSLFGYEALMLYLPDRRVTAVVLLNQRELLSSPTIDILDASLRIVLDPHLSLEP, encoded by the coding sequence ATGTTTCCATTCGCTCTTGGCTTGTATCTAACTCAAAGCCCGACGGTGGCAGGCTTGGTGGTCTGGAGCGTGATGGCGACTGACTCCTTGATTCCAGCGATGGCAACGAGCCCAGCATTAGTGGGTCGATTACCAGTCGACTTAGGAATGGCTAACAAGTTGCAAACTGGATTGCAGGTAACCCTTGACAATCAACTGATCAAGGCCGGAGCGACAGTGGCGATTATCAACAGCGATGGCAGGGTTTGGCTAGGAGCCGCAGGTCTGTCTGACCTGGCAATGAAAACTCGCATGCAGCCCCAAGACCGCCTTCAAGTTGCCAGCATCACTAAAACCTTTGTTGCCACCGTGGTACTGCAATTGGTGCAAGAAGGCAAACTCCGGTTAGACGACCCTATTAACCGATGGCTGCCAACACCACTGGTTAATGACCTTCCTTATGGTCACCAAATCACAATCCGTCAGCTTCTCAACCACACGAGTGGCATTCATGACTACACTGACCCAGACACAGTTTTTGGCAAAAACTTAGTCCCCAATTCTCGTAAGTCCTGGCAGCCCCAAAACCTATTGACCCCAATTAAGGGTCTGAACCCTTATTTTGCACCGGGTACAGTAGGGAAGTGGCGTTACTCCAATAGCAATTACATTCTGCTCGGTCTGGTTGTAGAAGCGATCACGAGTTCCACCCTTGAAACAGAGATCCGCAGACGAGTTTTAGAGCCTTTGAAGTTAGGCGATACTTTTTTCGGTAATGCAGAAGTTATTCCAGGTCGATTAGCGCGTGGCTACTGGGACATCGAACAGCAAGGTGGCCCCACTGATTTGTCTGATGTCAATCTGTCTGCTTACTGGGCTTCGGGAGCAATGGTTTCAACGGCTGCGGACTTAGTTCGGTTTACTGAAGCATTATTTGGCGGGGAATTACTCAAGCCTGACCTGTTAGCCCAAATGACCACATTTGTAGATACCCATGAGGGGGGCGGCTATGGCTTGGGAGTCAGTGCGATCGATACCCCTTGGGGCAAAGCTTGGGGACATGCAGGCAGCCTGTTCGGCTATGAGGCTCTGATGTTATACCTGCCCGACCGTCGAGTTACAGCAGTGGTATTG
- the pstS gene encoding phosphate ABC transporter substrate-binding protein PstS, with protein sequence MFKSRRITRRVLLGSLVGLTAALAPTLGAVAQRGTTLNGAGATFPQPLYQRWFSEFGRSSGARVNYQAIGSGGGINQLIAGTVDFAGSDAIMTSAQIQRVGRGVHALPMAGGGVVVTYNLPGVSQPLRLSRDAYSDIFTGQITRWNDAKIASTNPGVNLPNQPIRTVVRADSSGTSFIFSTHLAAVDPYFRGRVGASTTPRWIQGTLRGQGNPGVAATVRRTPYSVGYVEYAYARQNNLPSAVLQNKAGRYITPSLQTFDTGLDSVTLPADFRAAAPDPAGAEAYPIVGYTWLLVYRKYPSADKANAIKALVRYAMNQGQQTAPQLQYVTVPSAVRQRVIQTADSISVGN encoded by the coding sequence ATGTTTAAGTCTAGACGGATTACCCGACGCGTCCTGTTGGGTTCACTAGTTGGTCTGACAGCGGCTCTAGCTCCAACCCTAGGAGCTGTTGCCCAACGCGGTACTACGTTAAATGGTGCTGGTGCGACTTTCCCCCAGCCGCTCTATCAGCGATGGTTCTCCGAGTTTGGACGGTCCAGTGGTGCGCGGGTTAACTACCAAGCCATTGGCAGTGGGGGTGGCATCAACCAACTGATCGCGGGCACCGTTGACTTTGCGGGCAGCGACGCGATTATGACCAGTGCGCAAATTCAGCGAGTGGGTCGCGGCGTCCATGCGCTACCGATGGCCGGTGGCGGTGTCGTGGTCACCTATAACTTGCCTGGGGTGAGCCAGCCCTTACGCCTGTCTCGTGATGCCTACAGCGACATCTTCACAGGCCAAATCACACGTTGGAATGATGCCAAGATTGCCTCTACCAACCCCGGTGTCAACCTGCCCAATCAACCGATTCGGACTGTGGTTCGCGCTGATTCCAGCGGCACCAGCTTTATTTTCTCGACCCATCTAGCAGCTGTTGATCCCTATTTCAGAGGCCGGGTGGGCGCGAGCACGACGCCCCGCTGGATTCAGGGCACGTTGAGGGGTCAGGGTAATCCTGGGGTTGCCGCTACCGTTCGCCGTACGCCTTACTCGGTTGGCTATGTCGAGTATGCTTACGCTCGTCAGAACAACTTGCCCTCTGCAGTCTTGCAGAACAAGGCCGGACGCTACATTACGCCTTCGCTGCAGACATTTGATACCGGTCTAGATAGTGTCACCTTGCCCGCTGACTTCCGGGCAGCTGCACCAGATCCTGCTGGCGCTGAGGCTTATCCGATTGTGGGCTACACCTGGTTGCTGGTCTATCGTAAATATCCCAGTGCTGATAAAGCCAACGCTATCAAGGCTCTGGTGCGCTATGCCATGAACCAAGGACAGCAGACTGCGCCGCAGTTGCAATACGTGACAGTGCCCAGCGCCGTGAGACAACGGGTGATTCAAACCGCTGACTCGATCTCGGTCGGGAACTAA